One Beggiatoa leptomitoformis DNA segment encodes these proteins:
- a CDS encoding phasin family protein, whose product MKEQMKKWVDLNKSNVAIVQKLADINTNLVTALLRQQMDVMSIYADNSVKQIQALGEVKRVQDVFAIQAEATQELNKKVLNNARVTVEILVDSKSQIASLVEGSIKSVSAFNPLAKAA is encoded by the coding sequence ATGAAAGAACAAATGAAAAAATGGGTTGACCTGAACAAATCCAATGTCGCCATCGTGCAAAAATTAGCTGACATCAACACCAATTTAGTGACCGCTTTATTACGTCAACAAATGGATGTCATGAGCATTTATGCTGATAACAGCGTTAAGCAAATTCAAGCATTAGGCGAAGTCAAGCGTGTGCAAGATGTGTTTGCCATTCAAGCTGAAGCCACCCAAGAATTGAACAAGAAAGTGTTAAACAACGCTCGTGTTACCGTTGAAATTTTAGTAGATAGCAAATCACAAATTGCTTCTTTAGTTGAAGGCAGTATCAAGAGTGTTTCCGCTTTCAATCCTTTAGCGAAAGCTGCTTAA
- a CDS encoding sensor histidine kinase, translated as MKQLIKLLNTSTFRVTLIYMGLFGMSALLLMGFIYWATVSYIATQTDETIEADVIGLNDQYRRSGLVGLVTLLQDRIIRNPNMSSIYAVIRKDGSVIVGNLNRVPPIPPDVNEWITFEFSQWWNGKPEIYKARARFFFIGDNYHLLIGRDIRALEFTQHLITNALLWGLAITLALALFGGLMMSWSSVRRLESINNSIRRIMHGDLSQRIPNRGTQDDFDQLAENLNAMLAQLEKLMNGIRQVTDNVAHDLRTPLTRLRNRLEELRETALNDNQDQLVEKNIAEADKLLHTFNALLRIGRLESGCHRSELIMIDLSQLLLDAIEFYEVLATEKQQTLTTHVAPALMIEGDRDLLFQAIVNLLDNAIKYTPENGYIDIALQQTDDNLLFSVTDTGQGIPDGYKEKVLERFFRMENSRSTAGNGLGLSLVAAVVSYHQAQMVLEDNTPTGLRVVLTLPQKKRDGRPSRHPNVLVTV; from the coding sequence GTGAAACAACTGATTAAACTTTTAAACACCTCAACATTCCGTGTAACATTGATTTACATGGGATTATTTGGCATGTCTGCCCTATTACTGATGGGGTTTATTTACTGGGCAACCGTGAGTTATATTGCTACACAAACGGATGAAACCATTGAAGCAGATGTCATCGGCTTAAACGACCAATACCGTCGTAGCGGTTTAGTCGGTTTAGTCACACTTTTACAAGACCGAATTATACGTAATCCCAATATGTCCTCTATTTATGCAGTTATTCGCAAAGACGGCTCGGTCATTGTTGGGAATTTAAATCGAGTTCCCCCTATCCCACCCGACGTTAACGAATGGATTACATTTGAATTTTCACAATGGTGGAATGGCAAACCAGAGATTTACAAAGCCCGCGCCCGCTTCTTTTTCATCGGTGATAACTACCATCTTCTCATTGGGCGAGACATCCGTGCGTTAGAATTTACCCAACACCTAATCACCAATGCCCTGCTGTGGGGACTGGCCATTACATTAGCACTCGCATTATTTGGCGGATTAATGATGAGTTGGAGCAGTGTTCGCCGTTTAGAATCCATCAACAACAGCATCCGTCGCATCATGCACGGCGACTTATCCCAACGCATTCCCAATCGAGGAACACAAGATGATTTTGACCAATTAGCAGAAAACCTAAATGCAATGCTTGCCCAACTGGAAAAACTCATGAATGGCATACGTCAAGTAACCGATAATGTTGCACACGACCTACGCACACCATTAACCAGATTACGCAACCGTTTAGAAGAATTACGAGAAACCGCATTAAACGACAACCAAGACCAATTAGTAGAAAAAAATATTGCCGAAGCAGATAAATTACTACACACTTTTAATGCACTACTTCGTATTGGACGCTTAGAATCGGGCTGTCACCGCTCAGAACTCATCATGATAGATTTAAGCCAACTATTACTAGATGCTATAGAGTTTTATGAAGTGCTAGCCACAGAAAAACAACAAACCTTAACCACACACGTTGCCCCCGCCCTAATGATTGAAGGCGACCGTGACTTACTCTTTCAAGCCATTGTTAATCTATTAGACAACGCAATTAAATACACACCAGAAAATGGATATATTGATATTGCACTGCAACAAACAGATGACAATCTACTTTTTAGCGTTACAGACACAGGGCAAGGGATACCTGACGGATATAAAGAAAAAGTCCTAGAACGCTTTTTCCGTATGGAAAATAGTCGTAGCACGGCGGGCAATGGCTTAGGATTGAGTTTAGTCGCTGCAGTTGTTAGTTATCATCAAGCCCAGATGGTACTGGAAGATAACACCCCTACAGGATTGCGCGTGGTATTAACGCTACCGCAAAAAAAACGCGACGGCAGACCGTCGCGCCACCCTAACGTCCTTGTTACGGTGTAA
- a CDS encoding response regulator transcription factor yields the protein MRILVIEDDKEVAAYLIKGLKESAYTVDHAETGKDGLFFAASETYDAMIIDRMLPMVDGLTIIQTLRAANNQTPTLILSALADVDDRVKGLKAGGDDYLTKPFAFSELLARLEALLRRVVHNTTETTLIVGDLSIDLLTRTAKRAEQEISLQPREFRLLEYLMRHAGQVITRTMLLENVWDYHFDPQTNVIDVHISRLRQKIDKDFTKPLLHTIRGAGYMIRETTD from the coding sequence ATGCGAATTTTAGTCATAGAAGACGATAAAGAAGTTGCTGCCTACCTCATCAAAGGCCTAAAAGAAAGTGCTTATACGGTTGACCACGCAGAAACAGGAAAAGACGGTTTATTTTTTGCGGCGAGCGAAACATACGATGCGATGATTATCGACCGCATGTTACCTATGGTAGATGGACTAACCATTATTCAAACCTTACGCGCCGCCAATAACCAAACACCAACCCTCATATTAAGTGCCTTAGCGGATGTGGATGACCGAGTGAAAGGATTAAAAGCAGGTGGCGATGACTATTTAACCAAACCATTTGCGTTCAGTGAACTACTTGCCCGTTTAGAAGCCCTACTTCGACGGGTAGTACACAACACGACAGAAACGACACTAATCGTTGGCGATTTAAGCATAGACTTACTCACCCGCACCGCAAAACGTGCCGAACAAGAAATCAGTCTGCAACCGCGTGAATTTAGACTATTAGAATATCTCATGCGCCATGCAGGACAAGTTATTACCCGCACTATGTTACTAGAAAACGTTTGGGATTATCACTTTGACCCTCAAACCAATGTGATTGATGTCCATATCAGCCGCTTACGCCAAAAAATTGACAAAGATTTTACTAAACCCTTATTACATACCATTCGCGGTGCAGGTTACATGATACGTGAAACAACTGATTAA
- a CDS encoding amino acid ABC transporter ATP-binding protein, whose amino-acid sequence MVAMHHVHKWYGDFHVLKDINLTVRQGERIVICGPSGCGKSTTIRCLNRLEKHQEGQIFVGNIELTDDLKHIEQTRKEIGMVFQQFNLFPHLSVLENCCLAPMWVLKKPRKVAEEIAMRFLERVRITDQALKYPGQLSGGQQQRVAIARSLCMNPKIMLFDEPTSALDPEMIKEVLDVMIELAQDGMTMICVTHEMGFAKTVANRVIFMDAGEIIEENEPNAFFNNPQSERSKLFLSQIL is encoded by the coding sequence ATGGTTGCTATGCACCATGTCCATAAATGGTATGGGGATTTTCATGTATTAAAAGATATTAATTTGACTGTCAGGCAGGGAGAACGCATTGTTATTTGCGGTCCTTCGGGTTGTGGCAAGTCGACAACTATTCGTTGTTTAAATCGCTTAGAAAAACATCAGGAAGGACAGATTTTTGTTGGCAATATTGAATTAACCGATGATCTGAAACATATTGAACAAACGCGTAAAGAAATTGGTATGGTTTTTCAACAATTTAATTTATTTCCGCATTTGTCTGTTTTAGAAAATTGTTGTCTTGCACCTATGTGGGTATTAAAAAAACCGCGCAAAGTTGCAGAAGAAATTGCCATGCGTTTTTTAGAACGGGTAAGAATTACAGACCAAGCCCTAAAATATCCGGGCCAATTGTCTGGCGGACAACAACAACGGGTTGCGATTGCACGTAGCTTATGTATGAACCCTAAAATTATGTTGTTTGATGAGCCTACATCAGCCTTAGACCCTGAAATGATTAAGGAAGTATTAGACGTAATGATTGAACTGGCACAAGATGGCATGACCATGATTTGTGTAACGCATGAAATGGGATTTGCAAAAACCGTTGCCAATCGCGTCATATTTATGGATGCGGGAGAAATTATTGAAGAAAATGAACCTAATGCTTTTTTCAATAATCCACAGTCTGAACGCTCTAAACTGTTCTTAAGTCAAATTTTATAA